Below is a window of Streptomyces spongiicola DNA.
CGATGCCCGGCAGCCGGTCGGTCGTGAGCAGCGTCTCCAGGGCGTAGCCGGTCTTCGTCGGCAGATGGAGCCAGGGCAGGAACACCTCGGGGTACCGGAACGGACCGCGCAGCGGTTCCAGCGCCGGGTGGGCCGCGAGCCGCCGTGCCACGGCCGAGCGGACGGCCGCGAACAGCGCGGCGTCGGTGCTGCCGGCCTCCATCCGGCGGTCCCATCCCAGCAGCCGGGCCCGCAGCGCCGAGGCACCGGGGGTGATCCGGTCCTCCTCCAGCGCGGCCACCAGCTCCAGCAGGGGTGCGGCGGACGCCAGCCGGGTGTCGGTGTGGACGGCCGCCATTCCGGGCGCCGTCCAGCTCTTGGACTCCCGGAGCAGCGCCGCGATGCGGTCGGCCCGGTGCGGGGGCGCGAACTCCACGCCCAGAGGGGTGGCGATACCGCGGGCGTTCGCCATCACGGCGAAGTCCCCGACCTCGGCACGGGGCGTCTCGTGCCATCCGCGCCACTCGTACCCGGGCTCCCACGCGGGCACCACTCGCAGCCGGTTGTCCTCGTGCCGTACCGGGACGCGGCCGGCGACCCGGTGCAGCAGCCCGCCCTCGGTGTCCGCCGCCTGCACGACGTTGACCGGCTCGACCCAGCTGTCGCAGGCCCGGTCGACGTCGCCGACGGTGCGGGCCCTCAGGAGCGCCGGGATCGCCTCGAAGCCGAGGGCCGCGGTGACCCGTGGCGGATAGCGGAGGCTGACGGCCTCCGACACGCCGGCGTCCCCGCCCGGTGGTGGAACGTCCCCGCCCGGCAGCGGGACGTTCCCGGCGATCACCGGGCCCCGTCCGGTCTCGATCACGTCGACGGTGACCGGGGCGCCTCCCGCCACCTCGATCGTCTCGCGGTGGTGGGCGACCGGGCGCCAGCCGTCGGGACCCTCCGCCTCGATCCCGTCCGCGGTGCGCCGCAGGCGCTCGCGGTACAGGTCCTGGTAGTCGGCCATGGCGCTGGTGATCGCCCAGGCGACGGAGCCGGTGTGGCCGAAGTGGGCGACTCCGGGGACGCCCGGCACCGCCATGCCGACGACGTCGACGCCCGGGCACACCAGGTGGATCTGCTGGTAGACGCCCGGGTCCTCGATGAAGCGGTGCGGGTCCCCGGCGATCAGCGGGGCTCCCGTCTCCGTCCGGGCGCCGGTGACCAGCCAGCCGTTGCTGCCCGTGGTGCCGGGGCCGTCGGTGGCGAACAGGTCGGCCAGGTCGTCGCCGAGCCGTCGTGCCACCTCCTCCCGCCACAGCTTGGCCGGGAACCCGGCGAACAGTATGTGGGCGGCGATCCAGATGCCGAGTGGCACCCAGGGCTCCCAGCGGCCGGGTTCGAGACCGGTGGCCGCGAACTCCGGTGCGTTCCGTGCGCCTTCGGCGAGGCCCTCGCCGACTCCTTCCGTGTAGGCGGCCACCCAGGCCGCCGTGTCCGCGTCCAGGGCCGCGAAGCAGCGACGGGCGGTGTCCTCGAGCCGGGCCTGCCGGGCGAAGCGGTCCCACACCACGGCCTCCGCGCCGAGGAACGCGGCCGTCGTTCCCCGTACCCGGTGCCGCTCGACCTCGATCTGCCAGGCGCGGTCGGTGGCGGCGTTCCGCCCCTGGGCCCGGGCCAGTCCCAGGGCGCTCGTGGCGCGCAGATGCGGGATGCCCCAGGCATCCCGATAGACCTCGGTGACCTCGGTCGTCACACTGTCCCCACTCTCCTACTGGACGTGCCCCTAGGTTAGGCTTCCCTAACCTTAGTCGGCGCGCGGGGAGGAGACGGCAGTGGGGCATGGCTGGGAGGGCGTGGTCCTCAAACTGTTCAGGGGCAGGGACTTCGAGTTCACGGTGACCGGCGCGGAGCAGGTGACCGACCACTACCGCCGGATCCACCTGGCCGACGGCGGCATGCTCGCCGCCGCGGGAGTGCACCCCACCATGTGGGTGCGCCTCTGGTTCGACGACGCTGGCAAGCCGCACCAGCGGGCCTTCACCCTCGTCGACCCCGATCCCCTCCAGGGCACGTTCAGCATGGAGTTCGCGCTGCACGAGGGCCGTGCCAGCGACTGGGCGCGCGACGCCAAGCCCGGCGACAGGATCGAAGCCACCCTCCAGGGGAGCGGGTTCACCGTGCCCGACCCGCCGCCCTCGCGGCTGTTCGTCGTGGGGGACGCGGCCTCGCTGCCCGCCGTCAACTCCCTGCTCGACGTGATGCCGGAGGTGCCCGCCACCATCTGGTTCGAGACCCGGCACCCCTCGGACGCCGAACTGCCCCTGCGGGCCGGCGCGGCGCACCACGAGCTGCGGCCGGTCTCGCGGCAGGACGGCGGCGCGGCCCTGGTGGCGGAGGTGAAGGCCGCGCTGCCCGGGCTGCTCGGCGACGACCGGTCGGACGCGTTCGTCTGGATCGCCTGCGACACGGCGACGACCCGGATCCTCGCCGCGTACGTCCGCAAGGAGCTGGGCCTGCCCAAGGACCGGGTGAACGCGCTCGGATACTGGCGACCGGAGAAGCCCGGGGCGCGGTGAACGGCCGTCGGTTTCGTTAACGGCAGGGCAACGTGATCGAGGCGGCACCGACACACGGGGACGTCACCCTGAATCCCGTGCGGCCGTGCGGGTGCCGTAGACCGGCCGGGGCGCAGGCCGCTCCCGGCCGGTCGTGCGCGCTCTGCCGCAGGTGACCGGTACTCCGCGGGCTCCGCGGCCGAGGGGTGCGGACACCGCCCCCGCGGCGCCGGTGCGCGGACGCCGTGGCAGGGGAGCCCCGGGGCGGTGGCAGGGGGGTGCCGGGGTACCGGAGCGGACTGCGGCCGCGCGTCACCGTCCGCTACCCTGAGGCGTGGCCGGAGGATCCACGGCCGGGACGCGTACCCGGTGCCGGTGCCCCGGCCCGGGAAGTCGGTCCCCTCTCCTCCGTGGCCCCGCGGCGCCGTCTGCCGCAGAAAGCGCTCGCCGTGCTCCGTGCCTACCTGCTGCCCGTCGAGGTCGCGGTCGTCGTGTTCCCGCTGGTCGCCGCGCTGATCGTGGTCCCGGTCGCGATCCGCGGGTACCGCCGGCGGGGGCGGGCCGGCGGCTGGCCCGTGCTGGTCTTCTACAGCTTCGTCTTCTACCTTCTGGCCACGCTGCTTCAGACCGTCGTGCCGCTGCCCGCCGACACCGACGGCCACTGCGCGGTCACCCGCTACGCGGAGAGTCCCCAGCTTCAGCCGCTCGCCTTCCGCAGCACGGTCTCCACGGCCGCGGCCGGCGACTGGGCCCCCGCCAACCTGGTCACGCTGGCTCCGGCGTGGACCACTCTGCTCAACGCCGTGCTCCTGCTGCCCCTCGGTGTCTATCTGCGCTACTACCTGCGCCGGGGGTTCCTCTCCAGCGCGGTGCTGGCGTTCGCCACCTCGCTGTTCTTCGAGACCACCCAGT
It encodes the following:
- a CDS encoding penicillin acylase family protein: MTTEVTEVYRDAWGIPHLRATSALGLARAQGRNAATDRAWQIEVERHRVRGTTAAFLGAEAVVWDRFARQARLEDTARRCFAALDADTAAWVAAYTEGVGEGLAEGARNAPEFAATGLEPGRWEPWVPLGIWIAAHILFAGFPAKLWREEVARRLGDDLADLFATDGPGTTGSNGWLVTGARTETGAPLIAGDPHRFIEDPGVYQQIHLVCPGVDVVGMAVPGVPGVAHFGHTGSVAWAITSAMADYQDLYRERLRRTADGIEAEGPDGWRPVAHHRETIEVAGGAPVTVDVIETGRGPVIAGNVPLPGGDVPPPGGDAGVSEAVSLRYPPRVTAALGFEAIPALLRARTVGDVDRACDSWVEPVNVVQAADTEGGLLHRVAGRVPVRHEDNRLRVVPAWEPGYEWRGWHETPRAEVGDFAVMANARGIATPLGVEFAPPHRADRIAALLRESKSWTAPGMAAVHTDTRLASAAPLLELVAALEEDRITPGASALRARLLGWDRRMEAGSTDAALFAAVRSAVARRLAAHPALEPLRGPFRYPEVFLPWLHLPTKTGYALETLLTTDRLPGIDRASLVRDAVEEVAAADGPETTWGERHRLAPWRALPARGGEEWPGLPGDHDCVLATSSVPGVTDLSARAPSARYVWDLARREDSLWVVPLGARGIPGDAHHRDQLPLWLRGEFVPVVTDFDLLTPEHRTEERHDQ
- a CDS encoding siderophore-interacting protein; this encodes MGHGWEGVVLKLFRGRDFEFTVTGAEQVTDHYRRIHLADGGMLAAAGVHPTMWVRLWFDDAGKPHQRAFTLVDPDPLQGTFSMEFALHEGRASDWARDAKPGDRIEATLQGSGFTVPDPPPSRLFVVGDAASLPAVNSLLDVMPEVPATIWFETRHPSDAELPLRAGAAHHELRPVSRQDGGAALVAEVKAALPGLLGDDRSDAFVWIACDTATTRILAAYVRKELGLPKDRVNALGYWRPEKPGAR